The following coding sequences are from one Bufo bufo chromosome 2, aBufBuf1.1, whole genome shotgun sequence window:
- the LOC120991139 gene encoding zinc finger protein 84-like has translation MFHCGKEFTKRSSLSKYRRICIGEKPYSFSESGECFTDKTHLVRHKKSHIGEMFKCSECGKGFKKKSNLVIHERIHTGEKPYSCSECGKCFNDQSAFVRHKRSHTGDKPYSCVECGKCFTNKSNLVLHERKHTGEKPYSCSECGICFKDQSAFVRHKRIHTGEKPYSCVECGKCFTNKSNLVIHERNHTGEKPYSCSECGICFKDQTGLVRHKRSHTGEKPYSCSECGKCFTQKSDLVRHKRSHTGEKPYACSECGKCFAQKSDLVGHERSHTGEKPFSCSECGKCFAKKINLVNHERSHTVKKPYSCSECGKGFTQKSDLVKHERSHTGEKPYMCSECGKCFTQKTSLVKHQRFHTGEKPYLCSECGKCFTWKSELVKHQRFHTGEKPYLCSECGKCFTWKSELVKHQRFHTGEKPYLCSECGKCFTWKSELVKHQRFHTGEKPYSCSECGKCFAQKTDLVTHQRIHTGEKPYLCSECGKCFTQKSNLVRHQRCHTGKKPYSCSECGKCFAQKTDLVTHQRSHAEANF, from the coding sequence ATGTTTCACTGTGGTAAAGAGTTCACAAAAAGATCAAGTCTTTCTAAATATAGAAGAATTTGCATCGGGGAGAAGCCATACTCCTTTTCAGAAAGTGGGGAGTGCTTTACagataaaacacatcttgttagaCATAAAAAAAGCCACATAGGAGAGATGTTtaagtgttcagaatgtgggaaaggttttaaaaaaaaatcaaatcttgttatacatgagagaattcacacaggagagaaaccatattcatgttcagaatgtgggaaatgttttaacgatCAATCAGCTTTTGTTAGacataagagaagtcacacaggagataagccatattcatgtgtagaatgtgggaaatgttttacaaataaatcaaaTCTAGTTTTACATGAGAGAaaacacacaggagagaagccatattcatgttcagaatgtgggatatGTTTTAAAGATCAATCAGCTTTTGTtagacataagagaattcacacaggagagaagccatattcatgtgtagaatgtgggaaatgttttacaaataaatcaaatctagttatacatgagagaaatcacacaggagagaagccatattcatgttcagaatgtgggatatGTTTTAAAGATCAAACAGGTCTTGTTAGacataagagaagtcacacaggagagaagccatattcgtgttcagaatgtgggaaatgttttacacaaaaatcagatcttgttagacataagagaagtcacacaggagagaagccatatgcgtgttcagaatgtgggaaatgttttgcacaaaaatcagatcttgttgggcatgagagaagtcacacaggagagaagccgttttcgtgttcagaatgtgggaaatgctttgcaaaaaaaataaatcttgttaatcatgagagaagtcacacagtaaaaaagccatattcatgttcagaatgtgggaaaggttttacacaaaaatctgaTCTTGTTaagcatgagagaagtcacacaggagagaagccatatatgtgttcagaatgtgggaaatgttttacacaaaaaactagtcttgttaaacatcagagatttcacacaggagagaagccatatttgtgttcagaatgtgggaaatgttttacatggaaatcagaacttgttaaacatcagagatttcacacaggagagaagccatatttgtgttcagaatgtgggaaatgttttacatggaaatcagaacttgttaaacatcagagatttcacacaggagagaagccatatttgtgttcagaatgtgggaaatgttttacatggaaatcagaacttgttaaacatcagagatttcacacaggagagaagccatattcatgttcagaatgtgggaaatgttttgcacaaaaaacagatcttgtcacacatcagagaattcacacaggagagaagccgtatttgtgttcagaatgtgggaaatgttttacacaaaaatctaatcttgttagacatcagagatgtcacacaggaAAAAAGccctattcatgttcagaatgtgggaaatgttttgcacagAAAACAGATCTTGTcacacatcagagaagtcacgcaGAAGCAAATTTCTGA